In Rhinatrema bivittatum chromosome 1, aRhiBiv1.1, whole genome shotgun sequence, a single genomic region encodes these proteins:
- the SLC25A4 gene encoding ADP/ATP translocase 1 — MSNQAMSFLKDFLAGGIAAAISKTAVAPIERVKLLLQVQHASKQITADKQYKGIIDCVVRIPKEQGIISFWRGNLANVIRYFPTQALNFAFKDKYKQIFLGGVDKHTQFWRFFLGNLASGGAAGATSLCFVYPLDFARTRLAADVGKGLSEREFTGLGNCISKIYKTDGLKGLYQGFNVSVQGIIIYRAAYFGIYDTAKGMLPDPKNVHIVVSWMIAQTVTAVAGLVSYPFDTVRRRMMMQSGRKGADIMYKGTIDCWKKIAKDEGSKAFFKGAWSNVLRGMGGAFVLVLYDEIKKYV, encoded by the exons ATGAGTAACCAAGCGATGAGTTTTCTCAAGGACTTTCTGGCCGGTGGCATCGCCGCTGCCATTTCCAAGACAGCAGTGGCTCCCATTGAAAGAGTGAAATTGCTGCTGCAG GTCCAACATGCCAGCAAGCAGATCACAGCCGACAAGCAATACAAAGGAATCATTGACTGTGTGGTGAGGATTCCAAAAGAGCAAGGCATCATTTCCTTCTGGAGGGGAAACCTGGCCAACGTGATCCGTTACTTTCCCACCCAGGCCCTCAACTTCGCCTTCAAGGACAAGTACAAGCAAATCTTCCTTGGTGGAGTGGACAAGCACACCCAGTTCTGGCGCTTTTTCTTGGGGAATTTGGCCTCTGGGGGAGCTGCTGGAGCAACTTCCCTCTGCTTTGTATACCCACTGGACTTCGCCAGAACAAGGTTGGCCGCAGATGTGGGCAAAGGCCTCAGTGAAAGAGAGTTTACTGGGCTTGGCAACTGCATCAGTAAGATATATAAAACTGATGGTTTGAAAGGCCTGTACCAAGGGTTCAACGTCTCAGTCCAAGGCATCATAATCTACAGAGCGGCCTACTTCGGCATCTATGACACTGCCAAGG GTATGCTGCCCGATcccaaaaatgtgcacattgtGGTGAGCTGGATGATTGCCCAAACAGTGACAGCTGTAGCAGGCCTGGTGTCCTACCCTTTCGACACAGTCAGACGTCGTATGATGATGCAATCCGGCAGGAAAGGGG CTGACATTATGTATAAGGGCACAATTGACTGCTGGAAGAAGATAGCCAAAGATGAAGGCTCCAAAGCTTTCTTTAAAGGTGCTTGGTCCAATGTACTAAGAGGAATGGGTGGTGCGTTCGTATTAGTATTGTATGATGAAATTAAGAAATAtgtttaa